The Candidatus Hydrogenedentota bacterium nucleotide sequence CGAACTCCGCCCAATCGATGGCCATCGCCTGGACCGGCTGGGCCACAAGTTTGGGGGGGAGCTTGGAGGGATCGATATCGCCGCGCGCGGGTAACTTGGCGTATGCCGAGGCCTGCTGGAGCAGGGCCTCCTCGGTGGTCACAAAGTCATAGAATTTTTTCGCCCATTCCTCGTGGGGCGCGCCCTTCACGATCGCGATGCAGTCGGTCAGCACGGGCGTATCCGGTGGAATGTGGTACCCGAAGGGGAAGCCATTGCGCACGGCCTGCATCACGATGTCGGGCATGAGCCACACGCTGATATGATCGGGGTTCTTCTTGATGTGATCAAAGAGCATGGCCGGGTTGCCCAGGTACTCACCGGTGTTCTGGTGGAAGCGGCGGAGCCATTCGATGCCCGCGTCGTCGGTTTCGGCGCGATCCACCATGGCGCTGATGAAGGTGCGCATCGTGCCCGATTCGAGGGGCGAGCGCAGGCTGATCTTGCCCTTCCATTTCGGATCCAGAAGCGCATCCCAGGTCTGAGGCACGTCTTCGGCCTTATAGTGGCGGTCATTGAAGAGAATCGCGATGGGCGAGCGGTAGGTCGCATGCCAGCGCCCTTCGGGGTCCTTGAACTCCGGCGCGAGCTTGTCCGCCCAGGCGGGTGTGTAGGGCGAAAGCAGCCCCTCGTCCGCCGCCTGCATGAACAGGGTCGACGGCGCGCCCCACCACACGTCGCACTGGGGACGGCCGCTCTCCGCGCGCACGCGGGTGTAGGCATCCTTCGCGCCCATGTCGAGCATCTGGACATCCACCTCGGGGTGGGCGGCCTCGAAGAGGGTTTCGTAGTCGCCCAGCATTTCGGCC carries:
- a CDS encoding extracellular solute-binding protein, yielding MKHSIWLIGLLMAGCSSPHVVVVYSPHGAEMLGDYETLFEAAHPEVDVQMLDMGAKDAYTRVRAESGRPQCDVWWGAPSTLFMQAADEGLLSPYTPAWADKLAPEFKDPEGRWHATYRSPIAILFNDRHYKAEDVPQTWDALLDPKWKGKISLRSPLESGTMRTFISAMVDRAETDDAGIEWLRRFHQNTGEYLGNPAMLFDHIKKNPDHISVWLMPDIVMQAVRNGFPFGYHIPPDTPVLTDCIAIVKGAPHEEWAKKFYDFVTTEEALLQQASAYAKLPARGDIDPSKLPPKLVAQPVQAMAIDWAEFAAKEKEWCDRWKAEVFDAP